Proteins encoded within one genomic window of Mycolicibacterium aubagnense:
- a CDS encoding OsmC family protein, producing the protein MAKTHRYEIDVTWTGNTGTGTSGYREYARAHDVSAAGKPTIAGSADPSFRGDPQCWNPEELLVASLSQCHMLWVLALCAQEGIVVTGYTDHPSGTMAQTPDGGGYFTEVVLRPVVQIADGRHRDALTDVHERAHHLCFIANSVNFDVRCEPQATVAESE; encoded by the coding sequence ATGGCGAAAACACACCGCTACGAAATCGATGTGACGTGGACGGGCAATACGGGCACCGGAACGTCCGGCTACCGCGAGTACGCCCGCGCTCACGACGTCAGCGCCGCCGGCAAGCCCACCATCGCAGGTAGTGCCGATCCGTCGTTCCGCGGCGACCCGCAGTGCTGGAACCCCGAGGAACTGCTCGTGGCCTCCCTGTCGCAGTGTCACATGCTGTGGGTCCTGGCCCTGTGTGCTCAAGAGGGCATCGTCGTGACCGGGTACACCGACCACCCGTCGGGCACCATGGCCCAAACCCCCGACGGTGGTGGATATTTCACCGAGGTGGTGCTGCGGCCCGTCGTGCAGATCGCCGACGGCCGACACCGCGACGCACTCACCGACGTGCATGAGCGCGCCCACCATCTGTGTTTCATTGCCAATTCGGTCAACTTCGACGTCCGGTGCGAACCGCAGGCGACTGTCGCCGAATCGGAGTAA